The DNA sequence GGAGGAAGGTCTGAAATTTCTTTGCCCCTCTCCCGGGTATGACCGGCATTTTGCCGTTACACAGCATTTCGGCTTTGAATTGATCTCTATCCCCATGACCCCACAAGGCCCGGATATGGATTTGGTGGAAAAGCTGGTTGCCTCCGATGAAAAAATTAAGGGCATCTGGTGTGTGCCTAAATATTCCAACCCCCAAGGCATTACTTACTCCGATGATACCGTTCGCCGGCTGGCTAATTTGAGCCCTGCCGCACCGGATTTCCGCATTTTCTGGGATAACGCTTACAGTGTCCACGATCTTTACCCGGAAAACCCCGATATTTTGCTCCCCCTGCTGCCTGAACTGAAAAAGAACGGCAAGGAAAATATGGCTTTTCTTTTCTGCTCCACCGCTAAAATCACCTTTGCTGGTGAAGGTCTTGCCGCTTTGGGTGCTTCTAAAGAAAACCTTGCTCAAATCAAGGCCAGCATGGCTTTCCAGCTCATTGGCCACGATAAGCTGAATCAACTGCGCCATGTGCGTTTTTTGAAGGATATGGATGGCATTCGTGCACAAATGGCCCGCCACGCTGAAATTATCCGCCCCAAGTTCGAGCTTGTGCTGAGCACCTTGAAAAAGGAGCTGGGCGGCACCGGGCTGGGCAGCTGGATTGAGCCTAAGGGTGGTTATTTTATCGCTCTGGATGTGATGGAAGGCTGTGCCAAACATGTGGTGGCTCTCTGCAAGGAGGCCGGTGTGGTGATGACCGGTGCCGGTGCTTCTTCCCCCTATGGGGTAGACCCAATGGATACCACCATCCGCATTGCCCCCACCTTCCCCACTTTGGAAGAGCTGGGTCAGGCCGCCAATCTGCTTTGCCTATGCGTGAAAATCGCCTGTGTGCAAAAGCTGCTGGCCGCCTAAAGATTATCCCTACTACCAGAAGGCAGCCTGCCGTTTTCTTTGCGGCAGGTTTTATCCTTTCTTTTGAAAAAAATAGAGGATGCAAAGAAAAACCGTCTTTTTCTAATGTCGGTCTATTGCCCGATCTTTCCAGTCTACCGATCTAAAAAACAGGTGTATGACCTGAAATAATTATAGGACCTATCGCAAGAATGCAGAACAGATATTGGAGGTAAAAATGGTGAATGACGCTTACATCAGCCCTTTTTCCACTCGCTATGCCAGCGATGAAATGCAGTATATCTTTTCGGAGGATATGAAATTCAAAACCTGGCGGCAGCTCTGGATCGCACTGGCCCGAGCCGAAATGGAACTGGGCCTGCCCATTACACAGGCGCAGATTGACGAACTGGAGGCTTTTAAGGATAACATCAACTACGATGTTGCCCGCCAGCGGGAAAAGGAAGTCCGCCACGATGTGATGAGCCATGTCTATGCCTATGGGGTGCAGTGCCCTGGGGCAGCCGGTATTATTCATCTGGGAGCCACCAGCTGTTATGTGGGTGACAACACCGATGTGATTATCATGCGCAGGGCCTTGGAGCTGGTGCGCCGCAAGCTGGTGAATGTAATTGATTTGCTCTCCGGCTTTGCCATGGAGCATCGTGCTCTGCCTGCACTGGCCTATACTCATTTGCAGCCCGCCCAGCTGACCACCGTAGGCAAGCGTGCCGTTCTGTGGATCAACGAGCTGGTAATGGATCTGGAGGAGCTGGAACACCGTGCGGCCAACCTCAAGTTGCTGGGCTCCAAGGGCACCACCGGCACACAGGCCAGCTTTGTGGAGCTGTTTGAGGGCAACACCGCTAAAATCAAGGATTTGGAAGGCCGTATCGCCAAGGAAATGGGTTTTGACAGCGTAGTGCCTGTTTCCGGGCAAACCTACTCCCGCAAGGTGGATTTTCAGGTGCTTTCGGTTTTGGCCGGTATCGCCCAATCCACCAGCAAATTTTCCAACGACATGCGCCTTCTGCAAAGCTTCAAGGAAATGGAAGAACCCTTTGCCGCCAACCAGATCGGCTCCTCCGCCATGCCCTACAAGCGCAATCCCATGCGCAGTGAGCGCATCACGGCCCTTTCCCGCTATGTGATGGTGGACTTGCTCAACCCTGCCTTCACCTCCGCTACCCAGTGGTTTGAGCGCACCTTGGATGATTCCGCCAACAAGCGCATTGCTGTGGCTGAGGCTTTTCTGGCTGTGGATGCTATCCTCAACATTATGCTCAATGTGTGCGATGGCCTTGTGGTATACCCCAAGGTGATCAGCCAGCGCATTATGCGTGAGCTTCCCTTTATGGCTACCGAAAACATCATGATGTCCGCTGTCAAAAAGGGTGGAAACCGGCAGGAGCTCCATGAAAGACTGCGCCTGCATTCCATTCAGGCCGGTAAAATGGTTAAGGAGGAAGGCCTTGAAAATGACCTGATCTCTCGGATCGCCGCCGATCCTGCTTTTGGTCTGCGTCAGGAGGAGCTGGATGCCATCTTAAAGCCGGAGGATTTCATCGGCTGCTGTATCCCGCAGGTGGAGGAATACATCCGGGATATAGTCGAGCCCATTCGGCTGGCCAATCAAGATATTTTGGGCGAAAAAGCACAGCTTAGCGTTTAACTCACAGCCTGCCGGCTATTCCGGCTCAAAGCCGGAATATCTTCCCCGGGGCCACATAGGCTCCGGGGAAATTCATTTGCCGGTGCAAATGAATCGGCAGGCTTTTGCTTTGGGAAATTTTTGCCGGGTTGTACCTGCGGGGAAAATATGGTATCATATATATTCATGATAGTCGACATCCCTCGACACATTTTTATTGGTCGGGCTTCAACAGTTCATACAGTTGTTAAGCTCTCTTCAAAGTGCATAAATATAGAAAAACGGGAAGGATTTAACATGAAGCAAAAGCTTTTTTCGAATATGAAGCGACTGACCAGCGCCTTTGCCATTTCGCTGCTTTCGGTTACGCTGGTGGTGCTGGTTTTGTGCCTTACCGTTTTCAAAGACCCCCAGGCAGTGGCTGTGATCGGAACCCCCTCGGAGGATTCCAGCCAAAGCAGTCAGCCCGCTGACCCCGATGCGCCGAATTTTACGCTCAACTCCAAAATCTATTTTGCCAGACCGGATAGCTCCGGCAATCTGCTTTTCACCAATCCGGCTGAAAACAGCTATAAAATGAGCGTAAACATTATTTTGCAGGAAACGGATAAATCAGTGCTTTTTACCGGCTTTGTCGACCCGGGCGAATCCCAGGAAAAAAAGAAACTGAACGTGGAGCTGGCGGAAGGTGTTTACCCCTGCATTGCTGAAATCACCGTTTATGATCTCAATACCTTTGAGCCAAAAGGCACCACAAAAGCAGAGGTTACCCTCTATATTGGCCAAAAGCCGTAAACCCCCATACAACTCAAAACCCCGAAAGCTCTTCAACTAGAAGATACTTTCGGGGTTTTATTTGTTTGCTCAATCCTTAGGCATCGATGGTTTCAGGAAGTTTATCCAGAAGTTCACCCAGCTGCATATCCAAGCCTTCAAGGGTGATTTCAGCCACCTGCTTCTGATAGGTGACATAAGCACAGGTCGAAGATAGATACACCGGGGAGGTTCCCCCCGCCACAACTTTACGGGTCACCTTGGGGCTGGCAATGCCTGTTTGCAGAGCCATGAGAACAGTATAATTCTTTTGATCGGCTCCGGGAAGTACAATGAGTTCACCCTCTTTGGAAAAAGCCACGCCTGCATCGCCGCAGGCCGCCAGATACAGCACATTTTGGCCCATACCACTGGTAGCATATTGGCCGGGGAAGCTGTCGGAATAGCTTTCCTGGGGGGCGGTCATATCGGTCAGGTCATAAACCCGAACCGACGTTTCCCGGTCTGCATGAGAGCCTACAACAGCCAATTGGTTCTGGGAGAGGAACAAATCCCGGATTTTATCCATACCGGGTATACTAAGCTGGCAAACCGCCTGCTGGGTAACCGAATGAATCAACTCCACTGTGACAAAGGTATTTTCTTTATCCGGATCAGTCCGGTCGTTGTTGCGGTAATAAAGGTCATATTCCCCTTGGGTTTTCAGCAGCTGGGATTTTCCCGGCCCGCCTATACCACCGGATCGCCGATCCTGTGCTGTCGATGCCGATCGGCCGGAGCTGGCTGCTTCTTCCTGCACCGGAACGGATTGGGGCGCCATCTCTGCTTTGGGTTCCTGCTGATAAACAGACGAGGCGCTCTGAGCTTCCTGCGGAATCTCCTGTGAAAAAAGCTCCGCTTGGGGCTGAGGCTGCGCCTGCTCGGGAGCGGCGGCTGTGCTGGGGGCAACCCGCACATTTCCACCCACAAGGTCATTGGTGATTACATTAAAGCCAAAGCCATAAAAGGCACCCACAATAACGGCAAAGGCGGCCGCATAGGCCAAGGCCGGGCGATAATTATAGGTTTTAAGCTGCTGCCAAAAGCTCACCTTGGGGCGCAAAGGCGGCAGCTGAATATCCTGAATGCTTTTCAAGAGGGCTTCTCCCCGCAGGGCAGAGGGAAGCTGCACCGGATCAATGAGATCATCCAGTGTTTTGCCAATATATTTAGCGGTATACAGCATTTCCCGCCTAGCCTCCTGTTTGTTTTGACGCTCTGCCAAAGCCCCCAACCCTCTCCGGAAAAAATGATGTCACTGAAATTGCCCCGGCTCCAGCATTTTGCGGAGCTTGGCCAATGTGCGATGCAGCTTGGAGCTGACTGTTCCATGGGGGGTGCCCATTATGCTGGAAATTTCCTTGGTAGTGTAACCTTCCAGCACTGAAAGGGTCAAAATCAAGCGCTCCTGAGAAGTCAGGCGCTGCATAGCCTCCAAAACGGTTATCTTTTCGGAGGCCTGCTCCGAAACATCTTCGCCGCTTGTGATAACAGTCAGAAAATTCTCGATATCGTAGGTGTTTTTCCCCTTAACATACTCGCCGATTTTGCGTTTGCAGCGAATGGATAAAATCTTCATCATCCAAGCCTTAAAGCTGGTAACATCCTTCAGCTTCTGAATCCCTTTATAGGCTTCTATAAAGGTTTCGCTCACTACATCCTCGGCATCGTGGGCGTTGCCCAAGGTATAAAGGGCGACCTTATATAAATCAGGTGCAATGGCTTCATACACCTGAGCAAAGCTTTCCTTATCGCCGCTGCGCGCGGCCTCTACCTTTATTGGATCAACGATCACTGAAACACCACCAAATTCTGGCGGCGCACTAGAAGAACAGACAGCACCAAAGGCCCCAAGGGGCTTTGGCTGTTCTATTACTATAGTGCGGCTTTCTCCGCCGAATACTGCATATGTATAAAATATTTTCTTTTTTCTCTTTGGCATGCTCGGGCATCGGGGCAAGCATTCTGCATATCAAGAGATATCATTTCTCATGGCTTTAGTCTAAGTATAAGAACGAAACATAGAATGTCTGCGTTAGCAGATATTATACCGTAAAACTTCTTTCCTCGGCTTTGCAAAGATAATTTTCTTCACTTCCGCACTCATGCCGTGCGGCTGGCACATCCTTTCTCCACGATGAGAAAGGATGCAAAGAATCGCCAAGGGGGCGCTCCCCCTTGGTACCCCCAGAGCCAAAAATAAGTAGGCGACATCTTGTTCAGCTTAGACCGTGCTTATGCCGCACGGGCAATAACTTTCTTTTTGGCTGAAAAAGAAAGTCATCAAAGAAAAAAGCCCTCTTTGGCGTTGGGCGAAGACTTTGCCCTTCCCCCCGCCGGAGGCGGTCGAGGGTACATGGGGGAACTGGTTGAGGGTTGAGGGTTTAAGCTCTAGCATAGGCCCCTGATCTTATCCCCGCCGGAGGCCGGAGGGGGTACATGGGGGAACTGGTTCCCCCATGAGGCGCTTTGTGGCTGAAGGCCACTTTAGCATTTCCCGCAGGAAATGCAAGCGCCCGGGGTGAGGTTATTATACCGTATCCCGACAATTTTTTCAACTTATGCCCATTAAGGAGTAAACGCCCGCCAATTGCGCAAAATAAATATATTTCTTATGGATTCTTAAAAAAAAATTGTAAACACATAGTGCTAGAAAGTTTAAAATACGGATTGACATTGTTATAAAAATAACATATTATATTGTTAAATCATTAACAACATGCTGCTGAAGGAGGAACATCCAAATGGCAACAAAAGAAACAACCCCGCAGACCCCCGATACCGCCACTATGATTAATACCTTGGTGGATAAGGCACAGGTGGCTCTGTCTGAGTATATGAACATGAACCAAGAGCAGGTGGATGCTATGGTCCACGCAATGGCTCTGGCCGGGCTGGATGCACATATGCCGCTGGCTAAAATGGCCGTGGAAGAAACTGGAAGAGGCATTTACGAAGATAAAATCATTAAAAACATTTTTGCCACTGAATACATCTGGCACTCCATCAAGGATCAGAAGACGGTTGGTGTTGTGGATGAAAATGAGCTGGAAGGCTATGTAGATGTTGCTGAGCCGGTTGGTGTCGTTGCCGGTGTTACCCCCGTTACCAACCCCACCTCCACAACCATGTTTAAGGCACTGATTTCCGCCAAAACCCGTAACCCCATTGTTTTCGCTTTCCACCCCTCCGCTCAGAAATGTTCGGTGGAAGCTGCCCGCATCCTGCGGGATGCCGCTGTTAAAGCAGGCGGCCCCAAGGATTGCATTCAGTGGGTTGAGGTTCCCTCCCTTGATGCTACCACCCAGCTGATGAATCACCCCGGCATCTCCATGATTTTGGCCACCGGCGGCTCCGCCATGGTCAAGAGCGCTTATTCCGCCGGCAAGCCCGCTTTGGGCGTTGGCCCTGGAAACGTTCCCTGCTACATTGAGAAAAGCGCCAACCTGAAGCGTGCCTGCACCGATCTGATGCTTTCCAAAACCTTTGATAACGGTATGATCTGTGCTTCTGAGCAGGCTGTTATTGTGGATAAAGAAATCTCCAAGGATTTCGAAACTTATATGAGTGAGAATTCCTGCTACTTCCTCAAAGGCGACGAGATCAAGAAGGTTTCTGATTTTGTAATCAACTCCGCCAAGGGCGCTGTTAACCCGGATGTTGTGGGCCAGACCGCTCATTGGATCGCCACCAAATCCGGTGTTACTGTTCCCGAGGATACCAAAATCCTCATTGCCAAGCTGGATGATGTGGGCCCCGATTATCCTCTTTCCAGAGAAAAGCTTTCCCCTGTGCTGGCTTACTTTGTTGTTAAAAACAGCAAGGAAGGCTTCGAGAAGGCCCGCAAGATGCTGCAATTCGGTGGTCTCGGCCACTCCGCTGTCATTCATTCCACCGATGAAGAGCTTTGCCGCCAGTATGGCGAGGAAATGAAGGTTGGCCGTGTGATCACCAACTCGCCTTCCTCCCAAGGTGCTATCGGCGATATCTACAACACCAATACCCCCTCCCTGACCTTGGGCTGCGGTTCTTTTGGACGCAACTCCACCACCTCCAACGTTTCTTCGGTTAACCTGTATAACAAAAAACGTCTGGCAAAACGGAGGGTTAATATGCAGTGGTTCAAGATTCCGCCCAAAATCTACTTTGAAAACGACTCCATTCAGTATATGGAGAAAATGGAAGATATCAGCCGTGCCTTTATCGTAACCGATCCCACTATGGTTAAGATGGGCTATGTGGATAAAATCCTTTATTACCTCCGCAAGCGCAAGACCTATTGCCACAGTGAAATCTTTTCCGATGTTGAGCCTGATCCTTCTGTGGAAACCATTATGCGTGGTGTGGAAGCTATGAAGGCCTTCCAGCCTGATGTGATCATCGCTTTGGGCGGCGGTTCCGCTATGGATGCTGCAAAGGGTATGTGGCTGTTTTATGAGCACCCCGAGACCTCCTTTGACGGCATGCGCCTGAAATTTATGGATATCCGTAAGAGAGCCTACCATTTCCCCAAGCTGGGAGCAAAATCCAAGATGGTTTGTATCCCCACCACCTCGGGTACCGGCTCGGAAATCACCTCCTTCTCGGTTATCACCGACAAGGTTAACGGCAATGTGAAGTACCCTCTGGCCGATTATTCTCTGACCCCTGATGTGGCCATCATTGATCCCCAGTTTGTTATGTCTCTGCCCCCTGCAATTGTAGCGGATACCGGTATGGACGTTCTGACCCATGCAGTTGAAGCGTATGTTTCGATCATGGCCTCTGACTTCACCGATGGTCTTGCCATGAAGGCAGTGGAGCTGGTATTTGAATTCCTGCCTGAATCCTTTAAGTCCGGCTCTGCCAAGGCTCGTGAGAAGATGCACAATGCTTCCGCCATTGCCGGTATGGCCTTCACCAATGCTTTCTTAGGCCTGAACCATTCTATGGCTCATAAGCTGGGCGGTGAGTTCCACATCCCCCATGGCCGTGCCAACGCCATTCTTCTGCCTTATGTAATTCGTTACAATGCCCAGAAGCCCACCAAGTTTGCCACATTCCCCAAATATGAAAGCTTTATTGCCGATGAAAAATATGCGCAAATCGCTGCTCATCTGGGCTTGGCCGGCAAGACCACCCAAGAGAGTGTAGAAAACTTGGTTCAGGCTATTCAGAAGCTGATGAAGGACCTTAATATGGTGACTTCCATCCAGCAGTGCGGCATTGCTGAGGCAGATTTCCTTGCCAAGCTGGATAACCTCTGCGATCGTGCCTTGGAAGATCAGTGCACCACCGCCAACGCCAGATACCCCATGATCAAAGAGATTCGCGAGATCTACCTGCAAGCCTACTACGGGAAATAACCCTTCATTTTACCCTTGACTAATCCTTAATATAATGTCCGAAAAAGAAGGAACCGGCTTTCATCGTGCCGGTTCCTTCTTTTTTATTGCTTAAGAACCACCGGCTTTGCCGGTGGAGAAAGACCTTATAGGTATGGACAAGAAAAAAGCTCCCCGATATATTAAAAGTTAAGGTCTGCCAACCTAACTAAAAAATCGAGGAGGTCTTTAAATGAAAGACATAAACAGTTTAGAACATACCAAGTGGAGATGTCAATACCACGTAGTATTTGCACCAAAATACAGGAGACAAGTAATATATCGGGAAATTAAAGCAGACATAGGGTTTATCCTAAGGAAATTGTGTGATCAAAAAGGGGTAGAAATTATAGAAGCGAACGCATGCCCAGATCACATCCATATGCTAATCAGTATACCACCAAAGTTTAGTGTATCGCAGATAATGGGGTATCTAAAAGGGAAGAGCAGCTTAATGATATTCGACCGTCATGCAAATTTGAAGTACAAATATGGAAATAGGCATTTCTGGGCAAGAGGGTATTATGTGGATACAGTAGGGCGGAATAAAAAGCAGATACAGGAGTATATCAAAAAGCAATTGGAGGAAGATGAGCTATCCGATCAGATGAGTCTCAAGGAGTACACTGACCCGTTTACGGGTAGCAAGAACACCAAGGCATAAAAACGTACCCCTTTAGGGGTTGCCCGAGAAAGCAATGCGGATGGCAGATCTTTCGGGACCCCTTTAGGGGTACTGTCTGTATTGTGCCCTTCTAGGGCTTATTCAAGCCTCCGGCTTAGCCGGAGGTTTTGACTTTGTTATTTTATCTATTTGGTTTTAATGCAAAAAATAAAATACCACCAATGAAAAATTAAAATAATGGTGAGGATGATACGAACCAGTATCACAGATGTCATAGAAGCGGCCGCGATCATGGCAGTAGAAGACCATAGAAGAATAAACAGCTTTGTTCTAAGGGGCATGGACTGTTCATTGACATAGCTGGCCATATGCTTTTGATAAAGGTGTGTAGAGCATAACCAGCGATGAAATCGAATGGAACTTTTTGAAAAGCAATAAGCGGCTAACAATAGAAAAGGTGTGGTAGGGAGAACAGGCAATACAACACCCAAGGCCCCCAGGCCAACAAAAACAAGACCACCGACCAGCAAAATGGTTCTCCCCGCACTGTATGAATGTGTATTCTTTACTGCCTTTTTGGAAGACGACTCTGAAACCATTCACTCTCACCCTTTTCTTACAAACAATTCAGCCGCATAATATTTATCTGCGATTAAACAATCGATAAAAATATGGATTGTTTAATCCGGCAAGCACCGCTTGCCGCTGCACTGAAAGCGCAGGCAGAACGCATTGAACAACATCTCCACGGGTGTGCCCGCTGCCGCATTTCATGGGGCTTATTGAAAAGTCTTTCGACTTTTCAGTAGAAGATTAGTATAAGCAACCATCTATTTATACTAAAGTATAGCATATTTTTTTAATTCAGGCCAACCTCGTGTGCTTATAGCCGTATAGGTTCAAAACCGCGGTGTGGATTTAAACAGCAGCGATCTGCCTCTAACCGCCGCAGACGGTCTATAGCGACTCCATACACATAAACACGCAATTTCGCATCTATATAAGTATATACGCAATAGAGAGCCAATATGGCCGACTCTCCATAAAAAAATAGCCTCTGAGCCGATTGCAATCGACCCAGAAGCCATGTATGCAGACAATTGTATAAAGGATTCTATTCCTTAGATGGTGCCATCCCAGGAATCGACCTTTTCACGCTTCAGTTCGTGCTCATCGAACCACCGGGTGGTTACGCACTTGGTTTCGGTATAGAAGCGCATACCATCCTTGCCCAAGCAATGCAGATCGCCAAAGAAGGAGTGCTTGTGGCCAGCAAAGGGGAAGAAGCCAACAGGAACGGGAATACCAACGTTGACACCAACCATACCGCCATGGGTACGTTTGCTGAATTCACGGGCATAGTAGCCGTTCTGGGTGAAGATAACAGAACCGTTGGCGAATTCATTCTTATTCATCACATCAAGGCCTTCTTCAAAGGTCTTGACACGTTTGATGCAAAGCACAGGACCGAAGACTTCTTTATCACCAATGGTCATTTCAGAAGTCACGTGATCCAAGATGGTAGGCCCAACATAATAGCCATCGGGGCAGCCTTCGACCTGAACGTTGCGTCCATCCAGAGCCAAAGTAGCGCCTTCTTTCAGGCCGGTCTCGATCCAATCCAGAACAAATTTTTTGTGGTCAGCGGAAATAACAGGACCCATATCAACATCCTTGAAATATCCGGGGCCAACCTTAAGGGCCTTAGCTTTCTCAACAATAGAAGCTACCAGAGCATCGGCAATGCTTTCCTGCACCACAACGACAGGGAGAGCCATGCAGCGCTCGCCAGCGCATCCAAAAGAGGCGTTAATGATGCCGGCGGCAGTACGTCCGATAGGAGCATCCTCCAGCACCAATGCGTGGTTCTTGGCCTCGCAGAGAGCCTGTACACGTTTGCCATGAGCAGCGGCCTTGGAGTATACATGCAGACCAATCTTGGTGGAACCAACAAAGGAAACACCATTGACATCGGGGTGAGTCAAAAGAATATCGGCTTCTGCACGGGAGCAGGTAACGATATTGATAACGCCATCCGGCAGGCCAGCCTGCTGATAAAGCTTAGCAATCTCCATACAGGTCATAGGGGTCATGCTGGCAGCCTTGATTACAATGGTATTACCGGCTGCAATGCACATTGGGGTCATCCAGCCCATCGGAATCATGGCAGGGAAGTTGAAAGGAACAATACCAGCAAATACACCGATGGGCTCCCGATACAGGCTGGTGTCGACACCATTGGAGGTATCCATCAGGTTCTCACCCTGCATCAAAGTGGGCATGCCGCAAGCCATCTCGGTGCCTTCTTTTGCTTTGAGCACATCACCCATTGCATCGCCCCATGCTTTACCGTTTTCGGTAGCGCACAGCTCGGTCAGGCGATCCATGTTCTCACTAATCAGATCCCGCAGCTTATAAAGAATCTGAACACGTTTCATAACAGGGGTATCGGACCAGACCGGGAAAGCTTTGCGTGCAGAAGCAATCGCCCGCTCTACCTCTCCCTGGGTGCAGCAAGGAGCCTGTGCAATGACTTCGCCTTTGCTGGGGTTGTAAACATCCATGTACTTGGTGGTTTCAGAATCCAGCCATTTGCCTTCCACAAAATATTGGAGCTTCTTTGACATGATTGTGACCTCCTATATTGATATATGGTTGATAAATTTCATTGCCACATATACAGACTAGCATATTATGGTTATGTTTTGATTAACTTATAGTGAAGGCATACCATCTAAAAAATGAACACTGCAAAGCTATTGTCAGTGAAAAATACAAGCCGAAAATAGAATCTATACATTAAGCTCCCAAAAAGAGAGTATTTATCAGCTTTTTTGGAATCGCAATGCAATGCGCCAACTAAAATAAGCTATCAACAAACCATACAGAACAATTTTATTATACTACAGCTATTGAGGTATTGCAACCTTTAAGGCCCAAAATATTGAGTAAGTTAATAGCAAATTACTGTTAAAATACCTAATCATATTGGTTCCAGGCGAAAGAGTTTACATTTATAAGTGGCTGACAGAAAAAACGCATGAAAAGATTATACTTTGGCTTTATATCAATGCCTTAAAATCACCAATGCGTTTCTTTTCGTAGAAGGCCTTCAACGATTACAAAAATAAAACGCACCCCACAATGTGAGATGCGTTTTATTTCCAGCTATAAATTGATGGCTCCCCAAGTTGGACTCGAACCAACGACCCTGCGGTTAACAGCCGCATGCTCTACCAACTGAGCTATTGAGGAATATAGACAGGAAGACAAAGCAAATACTTTATCTCCCTGTGTTATCTAATGCCGGCATCTACTTATCTTCCCAGGACGTCACCATCCAAGTATTTTCAGCACAAGTGAGCTTAACTTCCGTGTTCGGAATGGGAACGGGTGGAACCTCACCGTCATCAACGCCGACTATGTAGCAAATTAACTGCCTTGTAAAGAACAACAAGCTAAGTAAGACAATAAATGGTGACCCGTACGGGAATCGAACCCGTGTTACCGGCGTGAGAGGCCGGTGTCTTAACCGCTTGACCAACGGGCCAAAAATGGTACACCACCAGGGGCTCGAACCCAGGACCCGCTGATTAAGAGTCAGCTGCTCTACCAACTGAGCTAGTGGTGCACATATCAGGGATATACCCTAAAAACTGAACAATGGAAAAAGAAGGGAATGGAAGCGGCCAAACAAAGCAAGCAACACACTTGCAAGGTC is a window from the Oscillospiraceae bacterium MB08-C2-2 genome containing:
- a CDS encoding YbaN family protein yields the protein MLVGGLVFVGLGALGVVLPVLPTTPFLLLAAYCFSKSSIRFHRWLCSTHLYQKHMASYVNEQSMPLRTKLFILLWSSTAMIAAASMTSVILVRIILTIILIFHWWYFIFCIKTK
- the tnpA gene encoding IS200/IS605 family transposase; protein product: MKDINSLEHTKWRCQYHVVFAPKYRRQVIYREIKADIGFILRKLCDQKGVEIIEANACPDHIHMLISIPPKFSVSQIMGYLKGKSSLMIFDRHANLKYKYGNRHFWARGYYVDTVGRNKKQIQEYIKKQLEEDELSDQMSLKEYTDPFTGSKNTKA
- a CDS encoding beta-propeller domain-containing protein, which encodes MLYTAKYIGKTLDDLIDPVQLPSALRGEALLKSIQDIQLPPLRPKVSFWQQLKTYNYRPALAYAAAFAVIVGAFYGFGFNVITNDLVGGNVRVAPSTAAAPEQAQPQPQAELFSQEIPQEAQSASSVYQQEPKAEMAPQSVPVQEEAASSGRSASTAQDRRSGGIGGPGKSQLLKTQGEYDLYYRNNDRTDPDKENTFVTVELIHSVTQQAVCQLSIPGMDKIRDLFLSQNQLAVVGSHADRETSVRVYDLTDMTAPQESYSDSFPGQYATSGMGQNVLYLAACGDAGVAFSKEGELIVLPGADQKNYTVLMALQTGIASPKVTRKVVAGGTSPVYLSSTCAYVTYQKQVAEITLEGLDMQLGELLDKLPETIDA
- a CDS encoding aminotransferase class I/II-fold pyridoxal phosphate-dependent enzyme codes for the protein MALYQEMTKEQLSKLLVNLEAEYTSYKAKNLKLDMSRGKPGADQMDLSADLLCAVPTSAEARAADGTDCRNYGVLDGIPEAKALMAPLMDVGLDEVLVGGTSSLNLMFDCVARAMTHGVVGSLRPWCKEEGLKFLCPSPGYDRHFAVTQHFGFELISIPMTPQGPDMDLVEKLVASDEKIKGIWCVPKYSNPQGITYSDDTVRRLANLSPAAPDFRIFWDNAYSVHDLYPENPDILLPLLPELKKNGKENMAFLFCSTAKITFAGEGLAALGASKENLAQIKASMAFQLIGHDKLNQLRHVRFLKDMDGIRAQMARHAEIIRPKFELVLSTLKKELGGTGLGSWIEPKGGYFIALDVMEGCAKHVVALCKEAGVVMTGAGASSPYGVDPMDTTIRIAPTFPTLEELGQAANLLCLCVKIACVQKLLAA
- the purB gene encoding adenylosuccinate lyase yields the protein MVNDAYISPFSTRYASDEMQYIFSEDMKFKTWRQLWIALARAEMELGLPITQAQIDELEAFKDNINYDVARQREKEVRHDVMSHVYAYGVQCPGAAGIIHLGATSCYVGDNTDVIIMRRALELVRRKLVNVIDLLSGFAMEHRALPALAYTHLQPAQLTTVGKRAVLWINELVMDLEELEHRAANLKLLGSKGTTGTQASFVELFEGNTAKIKDLEGRIAKEMGFDSVVPVSGQTYSRKVDFQVLSVLAGIAQSTSKFSNDMRLLQSFKEMEEPFAANQIGSSAMPYKRNPMRSERITALSRYVMVDLLNPAFTSATQWFERTLDDSANKRIAVAEAFLAVDAILNIMLNVCDGLVVYPKVISQRIMRELPFMATENIMMSAVKKGGNRQELHERLRLHSIQAGKMVKEEGLENDLISRIAADPAFGLRQEELDAILKPEDFIGCCIPQVEEYIRDIVEPIRLANQDILGEKAQLSV
- the adhE gene encoding bifunctional acetaldehyde-CoA/alcohol dehydrogenase — protein: MATKETTPQTPDTATMINTLVDKAQVALSEYMNMNQEQVDAMVHAMALAGLDAHMPLAKMAVEETGRGIYEDKIIKNIFATEYIWHSIKDQKTVGVVDENELEGYVDVAEPVGVVAGVTPVTNPTSTTMFKALISAKTRNPIVFAFHPSAQKCSVEAARILRDAAVKAGGPKDCIQWVEVPSLDATTQLMNHPGISMILATGGSAMVKSAYSAGKPALGVGPGNVPCYIEKSANLKRACTDLMLSKTFDNGMICASEQAVIVDKEISKDFETYMSENSCYFLKGDEIKKVSDFVINSAKGAVNPDVVGQTAHWIATKSGVTVPEDTKILIAKLDDVGPDYPLSREKLSPVLAYFVVKNSKEGFEKARKMLQFGGLGHSAVIHSTDEELCRQYGEEMKVGRVITNSPSSQGAIGDIYNTNTPSLTLGCGSFGRNSTTSNVSSVNLYNKKRLAKRRVNMQWFKIPPKIYFENDSIQYMEKMEDISRAFIVTDPTMVKMGYVDKILYYLRKRKTYCHSEIFSDVEPDPSVETIMRGVEAMKAFQPDVIIALGGGSAMDAAKGMWLFYEHPETSFDGMRLKFMDIRKRAYHFPKLGAKSKMVCIPTTSGTGSEITSFSVITDKVNGNVKYPLADYSLTPDVAIIDPQFVMSLPPAIVADTGMDVLTHAVEAYVSIMASDFTDGLAMKAVELVFEFLPESFKSGSAKAREKMHNASAIAGMAFTNAFLGLNHSMAHKLGGEFHIPHGRANAILLPYVIRYNAQKPTKFATFPKYESFIADEKYAQIAAHLGLAGKTTQESVENLVQAIQKLMKDLNMVTSIQQCGIAEADFLAKLDNLCDRALEDQCTTANARYPMIKEIREIYLQAYYGK
- a CDS encoding sigma-70 family RNA polymerase sigma factor, encoding MIVDPIKVEAARSGDKESFAQVYEAIAPDLYKVALYTLGNAHDAEDVVSETFIEAYKGIQKLKDVTSFKAWMMKILSIRCKRKIGEYVKGKNTYDIENFLTVITSGEDVSEQASEKITVLEAMQRLTSQERLILTLSVLEGYTTKEISSIMGTPHGTVSSKLHRTLAKLRKMLEPGQFQ